The Microcaecilia unicolor chromosome 6, aMicUni1.1, whole genome shotgun sequence genome includes a window with the following:
- the SOX9 gene encoding transcription factor SOX-9, whose translation MNLLDPFLKMTEEQKCIPCAPSPAMSEESAGSPCPSGSGSDTENTRPQENTFSKSDPNLKKEAEDDKFPVCIREAVSQVLKGYDWTLVPMPVRVNGSSKNKPHVKRPMNAFMVWAQAARRKLADQYPHLHNAELSKTLGKLWRLLNEGEKRPFVEEAERLRIQHKKDHPDYKYQPRRRKSVKNGQTDSEEGSEQTHISPNAIFKALQADSPHSASSMSEVHSPGEHSGQSQGPPTPPTTPKTDIQPGKPDLKREGRPLQEGGRQPPHIDFRDVDIGELSSDVISTIETFDVNEFDQYLPPNGHPGAPATHGQGGQITYTGSYGISGTSATQTGAGHAWMAKQPQQQQPQPQPQQHTLTTLGNEQAQSQQRTHIKTEQLSPSHYSEQQQQQQQQSPQQVNYSSFNLQHYGSSYPTITRSQYDYTDHQNSNSYYSHAAGQSSSLYSTFTYMNPSQRPVYTPIADTTGVPSIPQTHSPQHWEQPVYTQLTRP comes from the exons ATGAATCTCCTTGACCCCTTCTTGAAGATGACCGAAGAGCAGAAGTGCATCCCCTGCGCGCCCAGCCCGGCCATGTCGGAGGAGTCGGCGGGGTCCCCCTGCCCGTCCGGCTCGGGATCGGATACCGAGAACACCCGGCCCCAGGAAAACACCTTCTCCAAGAGCGACCCCAACCTAAAGAAAGAAGCAGAGGACGACAAGTTCCCTGTCTGCATCCGAGAGGCCGTGAGCCAGGTGCTGAAGGGCTACGACTGGACTCTGGTGCCCATGCCGGTCCGGGTCAACGGGTCCAGTAAAAACAAGCCCCACGTCAAAAGACCCATGAACGCTTTTATGGTCTGGGCTCAAGCTGCCAGGAGGAAGCTAGCGGACCAGTATCCCCACCTGCACAATGCAGAACTCAGCAAGACCCTGGGCAAGCTCTGGAG GTTGCTAAATGAGGGCGAGAAGCGTCCCTTTGTTGAAGAGGCCGAGAGGCTGCGGATACAGCATAAGAAAGACCACCCTGATTACAAATACCAGCCCAGGCGGAGAAAGTCGGTAAAGAACGGACAGACTGACTCGGAGGAAGGCTCTGAACAAACTCACATCTCCCCGAATGCCATTTTCAAAGCTCTGCAGGCTGATTCCCCCCATTCCGCTTCCAGCATGAGCGAGGTTCACTCTCCCGGGGAGCATTCCG GTCAGTCCCAAGGGCCACCCACTCCCCCCACCACTCCCAAAACAGACATCCAACCTGGAAAACCTGACctgaaaagagaagggcgccctctGCAGGAAGGAGGAAGGCAACCGCCCCACATCGACTTCCGAGATGTGGACATAGGAGAGCTGAGCAGCGACGTCATCTCTACAATTGAGACCTTTGACGTCAACGAGTTTGACCAGTACCTCCCACCCAACGGTCACCCTGGAGCTCCAGCCACCCATGGTCAAGGTGGCCAAATCACGTATACAGGCAGCTATGGAATCAGTGGCACATCTGCCACACAGACTGGAGCGGGCCACGCGTGGATGGCCAAACAGCCACAACAGCAGCAGCCTCAACCGCAGCCACAGCAGCATACACTGACTACCTTGGGCAACGAGCAGGCTCAGTCCCAACAGAGGACACACATCAAGACAGAGCAACTGAGCCCCAGCCATTACAgtgagcagcagcaacagcagcagcaacagtcgCCCCAGCAAGTCAACTACAGCTCTTTCAACCTGCAGCACTACGGTTCCTCCTATCCAACCATCACTCGCTCTCAGTATGATTATACCGATCACCAGAACTCCAATTCTTACTATAGTCATGCCGCCGGCCAGAGCTCCAGCCTGTACTCCACTTTCACGTATATGAACCCCAGCCAGCGTCCTGTGTACACCCCCATTGCAGACACTACAGGGGTGCCTTCTATCCCCCAGACCCATAGCCCCCAGCACTGGGAACAACCAGTCTACACACAACTGACCAGACCATAA